One window from the genome of Paraneptunicella aestuarii encodes:
- a CDS encoding Gldg family protein: protein MKKVFSTPISMLLLVVLFFALVLLNNQIFRSARFDLTEDKVYSLSDGSKEIINGIDEPVHLYFFFSDKTSEGLTSLRNYANRVESLLKEYANASDGKIQLHLVDPEPFSEAEDQASEFGLTAAMMPGTEESIYFGLAGRNSLDDQQVIGFFDPQKERFLEYDISQLIYLLSEPEPLKVGLLSGISVTGGQNPMTGQFDPPWHFYAQLQELYDVETLPAEFDKVPEDVGVLLLIHPQDLSEKTLYAIDQFVMAGGKLLTFVDPHHESDPMAAMSGMASANTSSLSRLFDAWGIRMEPEQVVLDAAKGLDIRTQKGVTKHVGFIGLDKAYLDENDVITSSLDMINGASFGSLELAEGSQLEMHPLLHSSEYSTHTNAMVYAMTRDPDQLMDQMTSTEGEMVLGARFQGNAKSAFDKALAGNEQGGMDYIAEANINVVVIADTDVLADRFWVSQANFFGQTVFTPFADNGALLTNAVENMAGSDSLISIRSRGTYARPFTKVQELTAVAEMKFMDQEKILEQQLNETEAELSKLQSQQMESGALTLSKEQEEAIKEFNEKRIEIRKELREVRHQLDKDIESLGSRLKFLNIALMPILLVLMLAFVMRSLRTRYKS, encoded by the coding sequence ATGAAAAAAGTATTTTCTACACCTATTTCCATGTTGTTGCTGGTGGTGTTGTTCTTTGCTTTGGTGCTATTGAACAATCAAATATTCCGCTCGGCACGTTTTGATTTAACTGAAGATAAGGTTTACTCCCTGTCTGATGGCAGTAAAGAAATCATTAATGGCATTGATGAGCCTGTTCATTTGTATTTCTTCTTTTCAGATAAGACTTCTGAAGGTTTAACCAGTTTGCGTAATTATGCGAACAGGGTTGAGAGCTTGTTGAAGGAATATGCCAATGCCTCTGACGGAAAAATTCAACTGCATTTGGTCGATCCTGAGCCTTTTTCAGAGGCTGAAGATCAAGCCAGTGAATTTGGCTTAACGGCTGCCATGATGCCGGGTACGGAAGAATCTATCTACTTTGGTCTGGCGGGGAGAAACTCTTTAGATGACCAGCAAGTGATTGGCTTTTTCGACCCTCAAAAAGAGCGTTTTTTGGAATATGACATTAGCCAGCTAATTTACTTGCTGAGCGAGCCTGAGCCTTTGAAGGTAGGACTGCTTTCAGGCATTAGTGTCACGGGTGGGCAAAACCCAATGACAGGGCAGTTTGATCCGCCCTGGCATTTCTATGCTCAGTTACAAGAGCTTTATGACGTTGAAACCTTGCCTGCGGAATTCGACAAAGTGCCTGAAGATGTTGGCGTTTTGTTGTTGATTCACCCTCAGGATTTATCGGAGAAAACCCTCTATGCCATCGACCAGTTTGTGATGGCGGGCGGCAAGTTGCTGACCTTCGTCGATCCTCATCACGAGTCTGACCCTATGGCGGCGATGTCGGGCATGGCGTCGGCAAATACTTCTAGTTTATCTCGTTTGTTTGATGCCTGGGGTATCAGAATGGAGCCTGAACAAGTGGTGTTGGATGCTGCCAAAGGGTTAGATATTCGTACTCAAAAAGGCGTAACTAAACACGTAGGTTTTATTGGTTTGGATAAAGCCTATCTGGATGAAAATGATGTCATCACCTCCTCGTTGGATATGATTAATGGAGCTTCTTTCGGCAGTCTGGAATTAGCAGAAGGTAGCCAGTTGGAAATGCATCCGTTACTGCATTCATCAGAATATAGCACTCACACTAATGCCATGGTGTATGCCATGACTCGCGACCCTGATCAGTTAATGGATCAAATGACGAGTACCGAAGGCGAAATGGTTTTGGGAGCGCGTTTTCAGGGCAACGCCAAATCGGCATTTGATAAAGCCTTGGCTGGTAATGAGCAAGGCGGTATGGACTATATCGCTGAAGCGAACATCAATGTTGTTGTGATTGCTGATACTGACGTTCTGGCAGACCGTTTTTGGGTTAGTCAGGCTAACTTCTTCGGTCAAACGGTGTTTACGCCTTTTGCCGATAATGGCGCTTTGCTGACTAATGCGGTGGAGAACATGGCGGGGAGCGATTCTCTCATTAGCATTCGTAGCCGAGGCACTTATGCGCGCCCATTTACCAAGGTGCAAGAGTTAACGGCTGTGGCGGAAATGAAGTTTATGGATCAAGAAAAAATTCTTGAGCAACAGCTGAATGAAACCGAAGCGGAACTTAGCAAATTGCAGTCACAGCAAATGGAAAGTGGTGCGTTAACACTGAGCAAAGAGCAGGAAGAGGCGATTAAGGAATTTAACGAGAAGCGTATTGAGATTCGTAAAGAGTTGCGTGAAGTGCGCCATCAATTGGACAAGGATATTGAAAGTTTGGGGAGTCGCCTGAAATTTCTGAATATCGCTTTGATGCCAATATTATTGGTGCTGATGTTAGCGTTTGTGATGCGTTCATTGCGTACTCGATACAAGTCGTAG
- a CDS encoding ABC transporter permease, whose protein sequence is MDNIRIIFKREFASFFATPVAYVFIIIFLMMSGVFTFYVGNFYERGQADLLPFFNFHPWLYLFLVPAMAMRTWSEERKSGSIELLMTLPISAFEAMMGKFLAAWSVLGLSLLLTFPLWLTVNYLGNPDNGIILAAYIGSWLMSGAFLAIGICMSALTKSQVVAFILAVVVCFLFVLSGSSIVLDAFQGWLPTVLLDTIASFSFMTHFENMAKGVIALNNLVYFAVVIGVWLYAGLMLIEQKKAD, encoded by the coding sequence ATGGACAATATTCGTATTATCTTTAAGCGTGAGTTTGCCAGCTTTTTTGCCACGCCAGTGGCGTATGTATTTATTATCATCTTCCTGATGATGTCGGGCGTGTTCACTTTCTACGTAGGAAATTTTTACGAGCGTGGACAAGCTGATTTACTCCCTTTCTTTAACTTCCACCCTTGGCTGTACCTGTTTTTGGTGCCAGCTATGGCAATGCGTACCTGGTCGGAAGAGCGTAAGAGCGGCAGCATTGAATTGCTGATGACCTTACCGATTTCGGCTTTTGAAGCCATGATGGGTAAGTTCCTGGCTGCCTGGAGTGTGCTGGGTTTGTCGCTGTTATTGACCTTTCCGCTTTGGCTAACTGTGAATTATCTGGGCAATCCTGATAACGGCATTATTTTAGCGGCTTATATCGGCAGCTGGTTGATGTCGGGCGCGTTTCTAGCCATTGGCATTTGTATGTCGGCGCTGACGAAAAGCCAGGTTGTGGCGTTTATTCTCGCCGTTGTGGTGTGCTTCCTGTTTGTGCTGAGTGGTTCCAGTATCGTGTTGGACGCCTTTCAAGGTTGGTTGCCAACGGTACTGCTGGACACCATTGCTTCCTTTAGTTTTATGACTCACTTCGAGAACATGGCGAAAGGCGTGATTGCATTAAACAATCTGGTTTATTTCGCAGTTGTTATCGGCGTTTGGTTGTATGCGGGTTTGATGTTAATTGAACAGAAGAAGGCGGATTAA
- a CDS encoding ABC transporter ATP-binding protein, which yields MITVTNIRKTFGDFTAVNNLSFQIKPGDVVGFLGPNGAGKSTTMKMLTGFLSPDSGEIRIADMAMDESRREIQKRIGYLPEGAPAYGDMTPIQMLNFIADIRGLQGEHKLKRIADVIAQVQLQSVLDKPIDNLSKGFKRRVGLAQAILHDPEILILDEPTDGLDPNQKHHVRELIKNLSKDKLVIVSTHILEEVTAVCNRAMIIAGGQMLFDSTPLALQQRSRYFQAVSLQFDAMPDVEAFKHISGVAALELDHENGILTLIPVQDAQEPLIEAVSRFMQDKQLTAKAMFVEQGRLDDVFRELTEEVAA from the coding sequence ATGATCACAGTCACCAATATAAGAAAAACATTCGGCGATTTTACTGCTGTTAACAATCTTTCCTTTCAAATAAAACCGGGTGATGTGGTTGGATTTCTTGGGCCAAACGGCGCAGGTAAATCGACAACAATGAAAATGCTCACCGGGTTTCTTTCTCCCGACTCGGGGGAAATTCGCATTGCCGATATGGCAATGGATGAGTCGAGGCGAGAGATTCAAAAGCGCATTGGCTATCTACCTGAAGGTGCGCCTGCCTATGGTGATATGACGCCAATTCAAATGTTGAATTTCATTGCTGATATTCGAGGCTTACAGGGCGAGCATAAGCTAAAGCGCATTGCTGATGTGATTGCTCAGGTTCAGCTACAAAGCGTGTTGGACAAGCCAATCGATAACCTTTCTAAAGGCTTTAAACGCCGCGTTGGATTAGCACAGGCTATTTTGCATGATCCGGAAATTTTGATTCTGGATGAGCCTACCGATGGTCTGGATCCCAATCAAAAACATCATGTTCGTGAACTGATCAAGAACTTGTCCAAAGACAAGTTGGTCATTGTTTCCACGCACATTCTGGAAGAGGTCACTGCTGTATGTAACCGCGCCATGATCATTGCTGGTGGGCAGATGTTATTCGATAGCACGCCTTTGGCATTACAGCAGCGTTCTCGCTATTTCCAAGCGGTAAGTTTGCAGTTTGATGCTATGCCCGATGTCGAAGCTTTCAAACATATTTCAGGCGTTGCTGCGCTAGAACTCGACCATGAGAACGGCATATTAACCCTTATTCCGGTGCAAGATGCGCAAGAACCATTAATTGAAGCCGTCTCACGTTTTATGCAAGACAAACAATTAACCGCTAAGGCCATGTTTGTTGAGCAAGGGCGTTTAGACGATGTGTTTAGAGAATTAACCGAAGAGGTGGCGGCATAA
- the tsaA gene encoding tRNA (N6-threonylcarbamoyladenosine(37)-N6)-methyltransferase TrmO, protein MNIDPIGYIQTPYKEKFAIPRQPGLVSSAKGIIKMSAAYADINAFRGIEQFSHLWLIFQFHQVEQGKWTPLVRPPRLGGNDKLGVFATRSTHRPSNMGMSVVSFDKVEQKGKDVLVHVSGVDLMDGTPILDIKPYIAYVDSIPNAQSGFADTAPTTYPVKYSETAINQLGKVENKYPELEQLITDTLAFNPSPAYHNKQDENRVYGVKLLDFNVIWRLHNGTVVVTGIERI, encoded by the coding sequence GTGAACATCGACCCCATTGGCTACATTCAAACGCCCTACAAAGAAAAGTTTGCCATTCCAAGGCAACCGGGGCTGGTTTCCTCAGCCAAGGGCATCATCAAAATGAGCGCGGCTTATGCCGATATCAACGCCTTTAGAGGCATAGAACAATTTAGTCACTTATGGCTGATATTCCAGTTTCATCAAGTAGAACAAGGTAAATGGACGCCCTTAGTGCGCCCACCACGCTTGGGTGGAAATGACAAGCTGGGCGTGTTCGCTACGCGCAGCACTCACCGCCCAAGCAACATGGGCATGTCGGTAGTCAGTTTTGACAAAGTAGAACAGAAAGGCAAAGACGTGTTAGTACATGTGTCAGGTGTAGACCTAATGGATGGCACACCGATCCTGGACATCAAACCCTATATCGCCTACGTCGACAGTATTCCAAACGCCCAAAGCGGTTTTGCCGACACAGCGCCCACAACTTACCCGGTAAAATATTCAGAAACAGCGATTAACCAACTTGGTAAAGTTGAAAACAAATATCCAGAATTAGAGCAACTGATCACCGACACATTAGCCTTCAACCCCAGCCCGGCGTACCACAACAAGCAAGATGAAAATCGTGTTTATGGCGTCAAGTTATTGGACTTTAACGTCATCTGGCGATTACACAACGGCACCGTTGTGGTGACAGGGATTGAACGGATATAG
- a CDS encoding TonB-dependent receptor, with amino-acid sequence MRRTLLSLAVSSILLSEAGTALAQEQLEKNGTDKGFELEVISVTARKRVESIQDTPLSITAVQGDLLEEMGVADLTGIANIAPNVSFSTSGTVSGSSSNAVVYIRGIGQNDYVPVVDPGVGIYVDEVYMGRTIGSVLDLADIQSVEVVRGPQGTLFGRNTIGGAISITTNDPHGDTEGKLRAILGNQGRQEIFGTFQTEITDSVSGIFNVMSRKRDGTVTRVNVPDSEKLGNTNAQGARAKFEIEASDKLRFKLIADYVREREESAPEVNAYFQDSLTLPGAWNGFNASAGFAPSSTAEGCVAGDSSQGINCYNESQQLGPFATGENTLSQNDIDAWGLSLGTTYDINDNVTAKLILAHRQLEADIARQVDGSPLNVFENRESYDSEQTSVDLRINGVSGNLTYVAGAFYYQEESDNQLDFDGALQGTLYPIHFGGITDNSNYAIYGEGTYDISDDLHFTFGVRYTDEEKNATPNAFAYPGCSIDLRPTAPSAACDSTLASIPRRAVNTTEYLIDPVENTISFDELTWRVNLSYDVNKDTRVYGSVSTGFKSGGFEWRVTNTSFSTPDAQAFIALGNGSCGEGNECLPTFDPETVTTYEFGIKSDVTDNLRINSAIFYSDFEDMIVAANQGGIATFQTNAAKATIQGFEIETTWVPIDSILINASVGYLDAQYDEVSPEAQAAGITTEDKFVFTPKWVSSLGISHLTELDNGSTLTARVDGVYKDEQEFEAANTPYTRDEGYVAWNAALKYTDVSEVWSLTLGVENLTDKLYKVGGDANGAIGYENVIYARPRNFYMSLDYLF; translated from the coding sequence ATGCGACGCACATTATTAAGTCTTGCTGTTTCATCTATTTTATTGTCAGAAGCAGGAACTGCTCTGGCACAAGAACAATTAGAGAAAAATGGAACCGACAAAGGATTTGAACTTGAAGTTATCTCTGTAACCGCCCGTAAGCGGGTTGAAAGCATTCAGGATACACCTCTTTCAATTACGGCGGTTCAGGGGGATTTACTGGAAGAAATGGGCGTAGCGGATCTGACCGGTATTGCAAACATTGCTCCAAATGTAAGCTTTAGTACCTCGGGAACCGTGTCTGGTTCCAGCTCCAATGCTGTCGTGTATATCCGCGGTATAGGACAAAACGATTATGTACCGGTTGTGGATCCCGGTGTCGGTATTTATGTTGATGAAGTGTACATGGGACGAACCATAGGCTCTGTGCTTGATTTGGCTGATATTCAAAGCGTGGAAGTTGTGCGTGGTCCTCAGGGAACCCTGTTTGGCCGGAATACCATTGGGGGCGCAATTTCAATTACTACCAATGATCCTCACGGTGATACAGAAGGGAAACTAAGAGCAATATTAGGTAATCAGGGTAGACAAGAAATATTCGGCACGTTCCAAACAGAAATAACCGATTCGGTTAGCGGAATATTTAATGTTATGTCACGCAAACGTGATGGAACAGTGACAAGAGTGAATGTGCCCGACAGTGAAAAATTAGGCAATACTAATGCTCAAGGGGCTCGTGCAAAGTTCGAAATAGAGGCATCTGATAAATTACGTTTCAAACTTATCGCCGATTATGTGCGCGAAAGAGAAGAATCAGCGCCAGAAGTAAACGCCTATTTTCAGGACAGTCTGACCTTACCCGGTGCATGGAATGGCTTTAACGCATCAGCAGGTTTTGCTCCTTCTTCAACTGCGGAAGGTTGCGTAGCGGGTGACAGTAGCCAAGGCATTAATTGCTATAACGAATCGCAACAGCTGGGGCCCTTTGCTACCGGAGAAAACACCTTGTCACAAAATGACATTGATGCATGGGGACTGTCTTTGGGCACAACCTACGATATTAACGATAATGTGACGGCAAAATTGATTTTGGCACATCGCCAGCTTGAGGCAGACATTGCTCGTCAGGTCGATGGAAGCCCTCTTAATGTGTTTGAAAACAGGGAAAGCTACGATTCAGAGCAAACTTCCGTTGATTTAAGAATCAATGGTGTGTCTGGAAACTTAACCTATGTGGCTGGCGCTTTCTATTACCAAGAAGAATCAGATAACCAATTGGATTTTGATGGTGCGCTACAAGGTACTTTGTACCCGATTCACTTCGGTGGTATCACCGATAACTCCAACTATGCAATATATGGTGAAGGCACTTACGATATCAGTGATGACTTGCACTTTACCTTTGGTGTTCGTTACACCGATGAAGAAAAGAATGCGACACCTAATGCTTTCGCTTATCCCGGTTGTTCGATTGACCTTCGTCCGACAGCGCCAAGTGCGGCTTGTGACTCGACTCTTGCCAGCATTCCAAGACGCGCTGTTAACACAACAGAGTATTTGATCGACCCGGTCGAGAATACCATTTCGTTTGATGAGTTAACCTGGCGCGTCAACCTGTCTTACGACGTCAATAAAGACACAAGAGTGTATGGCTCAGTTTCTACCGGATTTAAATCAGGTGGTTTTGAATGGCGAGTAACCAATACCTCCTTCAGCACACCTGATGCTCAGGCATTTATCGCTTTGGGTAACGGCAGCTGTGGCGAAGGCAATGAATGTTTGCCTACATTCGACCCAGAAACGGTGACCACTTATGAATTTGGTATAAAGTCTGATGTAACAGACAACCTGCGAATCAATTCCGCCATCTTCTATAGCGATTTTGAAGACATGATTGTTGCCGCAAACCAAGGCGGAATTGCCACATTCCAGACCAATGCTGCCAAAGCAACAATTCAAGGGTTTGAGATAGAAACCACATGGGTGCCAATTGATTCTATTTTGATAAACGCCTCTGTAGGCTATCTGGATGCACAATACGATGAAGTGTCACCGGAAGCCCAAGCCGCTGGGATCACCACTGAAGATAAGTTCGTCTTTACACCGAAATGGGTATCTAGCTTAGGTATCTCCCATCTAACCGAGTTAGACAATGGCAGTACACTAACAGCCAGAGTCGACGGCGTGTACAAGGACGAACAGGAATTCGAGGCTGCTAACACTCCTTATACTCGCGATGAAGGCTATGTTGCCTGGAATGCTGCACTGAAATATACTGATGTCAGTGAAGTATGGAGCTTAACGTTAGGCGTCGAAAACCTTACCGACAAACTCTATAAAGTAGGCGGTGATGCAAACGGCGCAATAGGCTATGAAAATGTGATCTACGCCAGACCCCGTAACTTTTACATGTCGTTGGACTACTTGTTCTAA